The genomic DNA GCGCTGCCCCACTGTAAACAACCGCTGTAACGCTGCATTAGTTTTGATCGGACCGGGCACGTTGAGCTTTAGCGCCACCACCGTTCCGGTTGGAAACTTGGTCACCAACTGTTGTTGCTGCCGCGCTCTGTGGTCTTTACTTTGCAAGACCGCTGCAATTGTTTGGGGCGTGCCCGTTGCAAACAGATCTTTCATAGGTTCTCCTTCACTAGGGTTTCCCCTTACCAGCAAAAAAAGCGGGGCTGCTTGACAGGCTCCCGCTTTTTTGGACTAATTAGTCTTTTACTTCTTTAATGGCATCAATAATTGAACCATCCCGGTATTCAACTAACCCAACCGTGCGGTCAGTGAATTCGAGGTCAGCTTCTTGACCCACAATCTTTTGGGCCATGTCAGCTAATTCATCAATGGGGTAGAGGTTCAAGCCCGGCACCTGTTCTAGTTCCGCCTGTAACTCTGGTCGGTTCGGGTTCACAGCAATCCCGCGTTCCGTTACTAACACATCAATGGAACTGCCGGGCGTAACGGCCGTGCCCACGCTCTTCACTACCGAAGGAATCCGACCCCGAACTAGCGGAGCACAGATAATCGTTAACTTCGCAGTGGCCGCATCTTGGTGGCCACCAACGGCACCCCGGATCACGCCATCGGAACCGGTCAAGACGTTAACGTTAAAGTCCGTATCAATTTCTAACGCACTCAAGATGGAAACGTCTAGTTGATCAACCATGGCCCCCTTGTTGTCAGGGTCAGCGTACCACGAAGCGTCAATTTCTTGTTGGTTCAAGTTGTCCTTCATGGATTGGGCGGCCGTCTTATCAAAGTCTTGCACATCCATCAACTTATCGATTAACCCTTCTTCTAATAGGTCCACCATGGGCTTGGTAATTCCCCCTAATCCAAAGGAAGCGTGAATGTTCTGGTTCACCATTGCCGTCCGCAGGTACCGCGTTACCGCGAGGGCAGCACCTCCAGAACCAGTTTGGAAGGAGAAGCCGTCTTTAAAGTACGATGAGTTTGTGATTACATCACTAACTAAGTTCGCGATCTTCAAGTTCTTCGGATCCTTCGTGAACCGGGTTGCTCCGGAACCAATTTTGTCCGGGTCTCCCACTTGGTCTACTTCAACCACGTAATCAACCTGCGTTTGTTTAATTGAGGCCGGCGTGTTCGGGTAGTTCACAAGGTTATCCGTTAACAAGACTACCTTATTCGCATAGTTAGCATCCATCAGGGCATACCCGAGGGAACCAAAGGCTTCGTCGCCGTACATTCCGTTCGCATTTCCACACCGGTCGGCGTTTGGAACACCTAAAAAGGCTACGTCAATCTTAATGTCACCATTTTCAATGGCCCGGGCCCGACCACCGTGCGACCGAAAAATTACGGGATTTGGTAATAAACCGTGGGAAACTTGGTCCCCCAGCGTGCCCCGCATTCCGGAAGTTGTAATGTTAGTGACCGTCCCATTTTGAATGGCTTCGATGGCCACGTCATTCATGGCTCCGGTTAACGAAGATGGTGCTAACGTGAGGTCTTTGATCCCCTGGGCCATGATTTCCTTCATTACCGTGTTGAAGACAAAGTCCCCATTTCGGAAGTGGTGGTGAAAGGAAATCGTCATGCCATCTTGAACGTTATCGCGCACGATTTGCTTTAAATCGTTGGTAACCTTATCGTCTCCCGTTGATAACCGAACCTTAGGTGCCGTTCGTTGCACTTCGGGATGTCCGATTTCAGTCGTGGTAAATGGTTTAAAGTTTAATTTTTCTAATAAAGTACTAGGTAATTCACGCCCTAATTTATTTTCCAATGTAGTGACCCTCCTTGTCGACGATTCCAGAAGCCTTCGCTAATTTCATCACCCGTTCAGCACGTAATACCACCGGACGGTCAACCATTTGACCGTTCATTGCGATTACCCCGGAACCAGCTTGGTGAGCCCGTTCAATGGCCGCAATCACGTTTTGGGCGTTCTTCACTTCGGTTTCACTTGGTTCAAAGACCTTGTTAATCACCGGAATTTGCCGTGGGTTAATGACAGACTTACCGTCGTAACCCAGTTGGTGAATGAATTCGGTTTCTTCAATCAAGCCATCGACGTTATCGACGTTCGTGTAAACCGTATCGAAGGCCGCAATGTGGGCAGCCCGCGCTGCGTTAATAATCATGTTCCGAGCAAACTCAAGTTCTTTTCCACCTGGGTACCGGTGGGTTTGCATGTCCGTCGTGTAATCTTCAGCCGATAGTGCCACCCCAATCATCCGGTCTGAGGCCTTCGCAATTTGACTTACGTTTAAGACCCCTTCCGCACTTTCAATTGCCGCCATTACATGGGTAGTGCCTACGGGAATCCCGAATTGGGCTTCTGCATCCGCAACCAGTTTTTCGGTAGCTTCCACCATGCCAGCATTTTCAACCTTGGGAATCCGAATTACGTCAATCCCGGCTTTGACCATGGCCTTAATATCAGCCTGGTAGAACTCCGTGTCTAGGCCGTTGATCCGCACTACTAATTCAGTATCACCGTAATCAACGGTTTGTAAGGCTTCATAGACCAGAATCCGCGCTGAATCCTTTTCAGCTAAGGACACTGAATCTTCCAAGTCAAACATGATTGAATCGGCACCGTAAATTCCGGCATCCTTCAACATTCCCGCGTTGTTCCCGGGCACAAACATCATCGTTCGGCGTAAGCGATCTGGTTTAAATGTCATTAGAGTACCTCCCATGCTGGTTCGGCGTTTGTTCCGAGGGCCCGTTGTAAGGCGGTAATCGTCCGCGCTTTAATCACGCAGTCCAGGGCCCCCTGGTCAACTGCTTTAACGTTTACGTTTTGTAAGCCAAAGTCCGCCACTACGGCTGCAATGGTTTGTTTGATTTCTGCTCCAAACCGTTCTTGAACGTCTGAGGTCAAATCAATTTGCACCCCGTTTGTTCCCTTACTAACGGTAATTTGAATATCAGATGATTCCAACGTGCCATCCATGGCTGTTTGTTTAATTTCCATCAATCTTCATTCCTTTCCTAATCCGCTCTTGTAATGTTGCTTTGTGATTCGTAATGAACGTGGCGGTGGTTTCTGGAACTAAGGCGGATAAATCAGCTAACCGATCATCCTTAATTGCCAGCCGCACGTCCCGCGCAGAAATTACCTTCCCATTCGTTTGCTTGCGGGGAATAATTTTCACCTGCACCGTTTGGGGGAGGACCTTTTCTAACACCTCATTATAAACGTTCGTTGTTTCTGATTGGGGTTCCGTTCCCAGATAACGCGTCTTAATCGTTAACGCTGGTGCAATCCGTTCTTTAAAAATCAACGCATCGATGGTCGTCTGGTAGCGAACTCGATTCTTATCGGTCTTTAAAAAGTAGGCCGGAAAGGTCGCATAACTAACTAGGTAATCGCCACCGGCAACCACGTCAACATTCGGAAAGTCAGCTGTCCCCGCTTGCACCATTTCAAACCGTTCCTGGGTATTAAAGAGCGATTTGTCCGTACTAACGACAAAGACATAGACGTGTTGACTCTGCTTAGCGGCTTCCTCCACCAGGTACCGGTGTCCACGGGTAAATGGGTTGGCATTCATCACAATGGCTGAACTCGGTCCGGCAACCTTTGGAATCGCCGCTAAGTAATCGTGAATCGACGTCGGTCCGGTTTCAAGAAAAGCCGCATAATCACTGTGCACGATTTCTTGAAAGCCAACGTGCTGAAAGCTAGCTGCATACTGGGGCTTGGTA from Fructilactobacillus ixorae includes the following:
- the citF gene encoding citrate lyase subunit alpha, translating into MENKLGRELPSTLLEKLNFKPFTTTEIGHPEVQRTAPKVRLSTGDDKVTNDLKQIVRDNVQDGMTISFHHHFRNGDFVFNTVMKEIMAQGIKDLTLAPSSLTGAMNDVAIEAIQNGTVTNITTSGMRGTLGDQVSHGLLPNPVIFRSHGGRARAIENGDIKIDVAFLGVPNADRCGNANGMYGDEAFGSLGYALMDANYANKVVLLTDNLVNYPNTPASIKQTQVDYVVEVDQVGDPDKIGSGATRFTKDPKNLKIANLVSDVITNSSYFKDGFSFQTGSGGAALAVTRYLRTAMVNQNIHASFGLGGITKPMVDLLEEGLIDKLMDVQDFDKTAAQSMKDNLNQQEIDASWYADPDNKGAMVDQLDVSILSALEIDTDFNVNVLTGSDGVIRGAVGGHQDAATAKLTIICAPLVRGRIPSVVKSVGTAVTPGSSIDVLVTERGIAVNPNRPELQAELEQVPGLNLYPIDELADMAQKIVGQEADLEFTDRTVGLVEYRDGSIIDAIKEVKD
- the citE gene encoding citrate (pro-3S)-lyase subunit beta; this translates as MTFKPDRLRRTMMFVPGNNAGMLKDAGIYGADSIMFDLEDSVSLAEKDSARILVYEALQTVDYGDTELVVRINGLDTEFYQADIKAMVKAGIDVIRIPKVENAGMVEATEKLVADAEAQFGIPVGTTHVMAAIESAEGVLNVSQIAKASDRMIGVALSAEDYTTDMQTHRYPGGKELEFARNMIINAARAAHIAAFDTVYTNVDNVDGLIEETEFIHQLGYDGKSVINPRQIPVINKVFEPSETEVKNAQNVIAAIERAHQAGSGVIAMNGQMVDRPVVLRAERVMKLAKASGIVDKEGHYIGK
- the citD gene encoding citrate lyase acyl carrier protein, coding for MEIKQTAMDGTLESSDIQITVSKGTNGVQIDLTSDVQERFGAEIKQTIAAVVADFGLQNVNVKAVDQGALDCVIKARTITALQRALGTNAEPAWEVL
- the citC gene encoding [citrate (pro-3S)-lyase] ligase, which gives rise to METDIREINLRQPAEFEQWRQFLAGLGIANFTANEVDPVDETIGIFVADQLVATGSASENVLKYIGVSHTADGNGAYFNQIVSTLLTNLGQRGIFHVFVFTKPQYAASFQHVGFQEIVHSDYAAFLETGPTSIHDYLAAIPKVAGPSSAIVMNANPFTRGHRYLVEEAAKQSQHVYVFVVSTDKSLFNTQERFEMVQAGTADFPNVDVVAGGDYLVSYATFPAYFLKTDKNRVRYQTTIDALIFKERIAPALTIKTRYLGTEPQSETTNVYNEVLEKVLPQTVQVKIIPRKQTNGKVISARDVRLAIKDDRLADLSALVPETTATFITNHKATLQERIRKGMKIDGN